A genomic region of Rhizobium sp. NXC24 contains the following coding sequences:
- a CDS encoding type II and III secretion system protein family protein → MFKTSKPIHLLSIAALSFSVAFSGLPFAAAPAFLRMSTAKADGSDSIVTIAGLGTKRTLKLGLNKALVVDLPADAHDILVSDPKMADAVTRTSRRIYLFGKTVGQTNIFVFGADGKEIVSLDLQIERDISSLQSNIKRFVPDSDINVEIVSDNIVMTGTVRTPQDSTRAEQLAEAFLKGGEATTRNETASASGGDNSVALFAEARQTSQIVNLLQIEGEDQVTLKVTVAEIKRSVLKQIGFDNLVSNSSGLTVAQLGSITSDTTAAAGGGGIAALFKSAIGKYNISTYLSAMEQAGAVRTLAEPTLTAISGQAATFNSGGQQLYSTTDSDGNVTITPFTYGVSLAFTPVVLSAGRISLHIQTEVSNPVGTSGTATYNQRAADTSVELPSGGSIALAGLLSDSVQQTTNGTPGASKIPILGALFRQKSFERDESELVIIATPYLVRPVARAQLARPDDNFSPSNDVSAFFMNRVNKIYGHKDGPPVADADFHGTVGFIYK, encoded by the coding sequence ATGTTCAAGACCAGCAAACCGATCCACCTCCTCTCGATTGCGGCTCTCTCCTTTTCGGTCGCTTTCTCCGGCCTGCCTTTCGCCGCAGCGCCGGCCTTTCTGCGCATGTCGACGGCCAAGGCCGACGGTTCCGACAGCATCGTTACCATTGCAGGCCTCGGCACCAAGCGCACGCTGAAGCTCGGCCTCAACAAGGCGCTGGTGGTCGATTTGCCGGCAGACGCCCATGATATTCTCGTTTCCGATCCGAAGATGGCCGATGCCGTGACGCGTACCTCGCGCCGCATCTATCTCTTCGGCAAGACGGTCGGCCAGACCAATATCTTCGTCTTCGGTGCCGACGGGAAGGAGATCGTCAGCCTCGACCTCCAGATCGAGCGCGATATTTCCAGCCTTCAGTCCAATATCAAGCGCTTCGTTCCGGACTCCGACATTAATGTCGAGATCGTCTCCGACAACATTGTCATGACCGGTACGGTGCGTACGCCGCAGGATTCGACGCGCGCCGAACAGCTTGCCGAGGCTTTCCTCAAGGGCGGCGAGGCGACGACGCGCAATGAAACCGCAAGCGCTAGCGGCGGCGACAATTCCGTCGCCCTCTTTGCCGAAGCACGCCAGACGTCACAGATCGTCAACCTTCTGCAGATCGAGGGCGAGGATCAGGTGACGCTGAAGGTCACCGTCGCCGAGATCAAGCGCAGCGTGCTGAAGCAAATCGGCTTCGACAATCTCGTCAGCAATTCCTCAGGCCTGACTGTCGCTCAACTCGGCAGTATCACCAGTGACACGACCGCGGCCGCGGGCGGTGGCGGTATCGCCGCCCTATTCAAGAGCGCGATCGGCAAATACAATATCAGCACCTATCTCAGTGCCATGGAGCAGGCCGGCGCGGTACGTACATTGGCGGAACCGACATTGACGGCAATCTCCGGTCAGGCCGCGACCTTCAATTCCGGCGGTCAGCAGCTCTACTCCACGACCGATAGCGACGGCAACGTCACGATTACGCCCTTTACCTACGGCGTAAGCTTGGCCTTCACGCCTGTGGTTCTCTCTGCAGGGCGCATCAGCTTGCATATCCAGACTGAGGTGTCCAACCCGGTCGGCACATCGGGAACCGCGACGTATAACCAGCGTGCGGCCGATACCTCGGTCGAATTGCCCTCCGGCGGCTCCATTGCGCTGGCGGGCCTCCTCAGTGACAGCGTCCAGCAGACCACCAACGGCACGCCGGGCGCCTCGAAGATCCCGATCCTCGGCGCACTCTTCCGCCAAAAGAGCTTTGAACGCGACGAAAGCGAACTGGTGATCATCGCGACACCCTATCTGGTGCGGCCGGTGGCGCGGGCTCAACTCGCTCGCCCTGACGACAATTTTTCACCGAGCAACGATGTCTCTGCCTTCTTCATGAACCGTGTCAACAAGATCTACGGGCATAAGGACGGGCCGCCGGTTGCGGATGCCGATTTCCACGGCACGGTCGGCTTTATCTACAAGTGA